The following proteins are encoded in a genomic region of uncultured Hyphomonas sp.:
- a CDS encoding rhamnan synthesis F family protein encodes MTRRCLIFAHFNRENGLEPGVLDTLNWYRPQVARLILVSTSPFSPEDKARLDAVCDDVLERENTGYDFGSWKAGLALAGPLEGFDEVVLANDSVVGPLAPADGLLDRVSALSCDVCGLVANWERGWHIQSWYVCYKRPAFQSEAFARFWESVGPCDSKLDLIGRYEVGMTEAMRDAGLSLGALYEPPPEMPRLRRMAIWLRNLSLRDRRRSIENLRILWHLKTLNPTHFLWPDLVRNGIPFIKRELIASNPHCLNVERVFARYPQLRRLA; translated from the coding sequence TTGACGCGGCGCTGCCTGATCTTCGCACATTTCAACCGTGAGAACGGCCTTGAGCCCGGCGTGCTCGACACGCTGAACTGGTACCGGCCACAGGTGGCTCGCCTGATTCTGGTCAGCACCAGCCCTTTTTCACCAGAGGACAAGGCTCGGCTGGATGCCGTTTGCGACGATGTGCTGGAGCGGGAAAATACCGGCTACGATTTTGGCAGCTGGAAAGCCGGGCTGGCGCTGGCCGGTCCACTTGAGGGCTTCGACGAGGTCGTTCTGGCGAATGACAGCGTGGTCGGGCCGCTTGCCCCGGCCGATGGCCTGCTGGACCGGGTAAGCGCGCTTTCCTGCGATGTCTGTGGACTGGTGGCGAACTGGGAACGTGGTTGGCACATCCAGTCCTGGTATGTCTGCTACAAGCGGCCGGCCTTCCAGTCGGAGGCGTTCGCCCGGTTCTGGGAATCGGTCGGGCCGTGCGACTCAAAGTTAGACCTGATCGGGCGCTACGAAGTGGGCATGACAGAGGCGATGCGGGATGCGGGGCTGAGCCTCGGGGCGCTCTACGAACCACCGCCGGAAATGCCTCGCCTGCGCCGCATGGCGATCTGGCTGCGCAACCTGTCGCTCCGTGATCGCCGACGGTCGATCGAGAATCTGCGCATTCTCTGGCACCTCAAGACGCTTAATCCGACCCATTTCCTGTGGCCGGATCTTGTTCGGAACGGCATTCCTTTCATCAAGCGGGAACTGATCGCTTCGAACCCACACTGCCTGAATGTCGAGAGGGTTTTTGCCCGCTATCCTCAGTTACGACGGCTGGCTTGA
- a CDS encoding glycosyltransferase family 2 protein, producing the protein MTDTRPGSRRAELAGMGIWVVIPMFRCRKHIADVLSAMPDWVQGIVAVDDKCPEETGKYVVENLSRPNLFVEFHEKNQGVGGAVMTGYAKCVEQGAKIIIKVDGDNQMDLRWMAPLAVPIAEGMADYTKGNRFSSLSHVKRMPFIRLFGNSVLSFMSKVSSGYWTIFDPTNGYTAVHGAVAKELLTRKIAKRYFFESDMLYHLGSLRAVVRDIAMPAIYEDEESNLSVRRIILPFLYYHARNTVKRFVGHYLVRSFSVATLETLAGVALVAFGASVAIDHFATRADPMDIASPGIVMLSALPIMLGVQFLLSALNFDVLNVPNEPIHPQLALLNHYLYADDEGQ; encoded by the coding sequence TTGACCGATACCAGACCAGGCTCGCGCCGCGCAGAACTCGCCGGAATGGGCATCTGGGTCGTGATTCCGATGTTCCGTTGCCGCAAGCACATTGCCGATGTCCTGAGTGCCATGCCCGATTGGGTTCAGGGAATCGTGGCGGTTGACGACAAGTGCCCGGAGGAAACCGGCAAATATGTCGTGGAGAACCTCTCGCGTCCCAATCTGTTCGTGGAATTCCATGAAAAGAACCAGGGCGTCGGCGGCGCCGTGATGACTGGCTATGCCAAATGCGTGGAGCAGGGCGCCAAGATCATCATCAAGGTCGATGGCGACAACCAGATGGATCTGCGCTGGATGGCGCCGCTGGCCGTGCCTATCGCGGAAGGCATGGCCGACTACACAAAGGGGAACCGCTTCTCCAGCCTGTCGCACGTCAAGCGCATGCCGTTCATCCGCCTGTTTGGCAATTCGGTGCTGAGCTTCATGTCAAAAGTGTCCTCCGGCTACTGGACCATCTTCGACCCGACCAACGGCTACACTGCTGTCCATGGGGCGGTGGCGAAGGAGCTCCTGACACGGAAGATTGCAAAGAGATACTTCTTCGAGTCCGACATGCTCTACCATCTCGGCTCGCTGCGGGCCGTGGTGCGGGACATCGCCATGCCGGCGATCTATGAGGATGAGGAGAGTAATCTCAGTGTGCGGCGAATTATTCTGCCGTTCCTCTATTACCATGCCCGCAACACGGTAAAGCGTTTCGTCGGTCATTACCTGGTGCGCAGCTTTTCGGTGGCGACGCTGGAGACCCTTGCAGGCGTGGCGCTCGTCGCGTTTGGCGCGTCCGTTGCAATCGATCATTTTGCGACCCGGGCCGACCCGATGGACATCGCGTCGCCTGGCATCGTCATGCTGTCGGCCCTTCCGATCATGCTCGGGGTGCAGTTCCTGCTGTCAGCGCTGAATTTCGATGTCCTGAACGTGCCCAACGAACCCATCCATCCGCAGCTCGCCCTGCTTAACCACTACCTGTACGCGGACGACGAAGGCCAATAA
- a CDS encoding DUF2142 domain-containing protein: protein MEDQHQTAETDIPRADPLSRAKLDILMPRLHYMLLFFGLLLVFITPPLQTPDENSHLVRSIMVAEGQFFPRYDGERWGQDVPESLVQYVENHTSLMTDTSQRYSYGAWFAFSADHTPHEPRVFHSYSAQSSSPLLYLPQAAGIWAGKVLYAVSPGVFNWSAAQYFARIGNLVAFVLGIGLAIRLVPQFSSSLAFLALTPMMLSLAASTSYDVTVILVAVGYFAAIVSTIHRAEISWKHWIAIFGLSFLLGHCKMVYAPMMLALFVLFSRLGWRNFLKVAGISGVSALAGIFVGTVVFGVPSDASANATIQEQMDYVGGNLLGIPGLLLRTLGHSVDFYYVSSLGILGWLNAHFPLPVITAWFGVGLAAIVADIPKTKSREMLLFAAYSIAGAVLSVSLLMLVMYIIWTSQTVGIGASMVEGVQGRYLLPVFPFLFASAAILLSTFVPVRERVALAIVRHQLTLGAAMLSLTIFMIIIRYWVPVPA, encoded by the coding sequence ATGGAAGACCAGCATCAGACCGCCGAGACAGATATCCCGCGCGCCGATCCGCTGAGCCGCGCGAAGCTCGATATCCTGATGCCCCGGTTGCACTACATGCTTCTGTTCTTCGGCTTGCTGCTGGTGTTCATCACGCCGCCGCTGCAGACGCCGGACGAGAACAGTCATCTGGTGCGTTCCATCATGGTGGCGGAGGGCCAGTTCTTTCCGCGCTATGACGGCGAGCGCTGGGGGCAGGACGTGCCGGAATCGCTCGTCCAGTACGTCGAGAATCACACATCGCTGATGACCGATACGTCCCAGCGCTACAGCTATGGCGCTTGGTTTGCGTTTTCGGCAGACCATACACCGCACGAGCCGAGAGTGTTCCATTCCTATTCGGCGCAGTCTTCGTCCCCATTGCTCTACCTGCCGCAGGCAGCCGGGATCTGGGCAGGCAAGGTGCTCTATGCCGTCTCGCCGGGCGTGTTCAACTGGTCGGCGGCGCAGTATTTCGCGCGTATCGGGAACCTCGTCGCCTTCGTGCTGGGCATCGGGCTTGCGATCCGTCTCGTGCCGCAGTTTTCATCCAGCCTCGCCTTCCTGGCATTGACGCCGATGATGCTGAGCCTCGCGGCATCGACCAGTTACGACGTGACGGTCATTCTCGTTGCCGTCGGCTATTTCGCTGCGATCGTGTCCACCATCCATCGTGCGGAAATCAGTTGGAAGCACTGGATCGCGATCTTCGGGCTGTCCTTCCTGCTGGGGCACTGCAAGATGGTGTACGCGCCGATGATGCTGGCCTTGTTTGTGCTCTTCTCCCGGCTCGGGTGGCGGAATTTCCTGAAGGTGGCAGGCATCTCCGGCGTGTCGGCGCTGGCGGGCATATTCGTGGGAACCGTTGTCTTCGGCGTCCCGTCAGACGCATCGGCCAATGCGACCATTCAGGAGCAGATGGACTATGTCGGCGGCAACCTGCTCGGCATTCCGGGCCTGTTGCTCCGGACGCTCGGCCATTCGGTCGACTTCTATTACGTCTCTTCGCTTGGCATTCTGGGATGGCTCAATGCGCATTTCCCTCTGCCGGTGATCACGGCCTGGTTCGGTGTCGGGTTGGCGGCCATCGTTGCAGACATTCCAAAGACGAAGAGCCGTGAAATGCTGCTCTTCGCCGCCTATTCCATCGCCGGGGCGGTCCTGTCGGTCTCTCTGCTGATGCTGGTGATGTATATCATCTGGACGTCGCAAACGGTCGGAATTGGGGCATCCATGGTCGAAGGTGTGCAGGGCAGGTATTTGTTGCCGGTGTTTCCATTCCTCTTCGCTTCGGCGGCCATCCTGCTGTCGACTTTCGTGCCCGTCCGTGAACGCGTCGCGCTGGCCATCGTCCGTCATCAGCTGACGCTGGGCGCCGCGATGCTGAGCCTGACAATATTCATGATCATCATCCGTTACTGGGTGCCGGTGCCGGCATGA
- a CDS encoding glycosyltransferase family 4 protein — MAAGHFLPQIGGVERYIYNLSAALVEQGADVAVVAAQPKGEALHETIDGIEVFRLPSLLLAGGRLPMPAPVSGALQKQYAAIRAWQPDIMVVHTHLFASNLAMTKLAGELGIPCMLINHGSGYVAGGNPVVDAGLKFYERYLAAQIGRRVVAACGVSRSAAHWLSEFGIETSEVMANGVNVAALPERSAAFREKIGVAPDSCLVAYAARLLIEKGADTLITAFRKLAPPDAALVIAGDGPAMAQLKALAGGDARIRFLGACAHPDVLALFGAADIMAYPSRYPEGQPTTVLEAGAMGCAVIATPRGGTAELIDTPEVGLIVQDAAEFETALARLLADADLRQSMGRKLRDKVHNEHDWRVIARRALERLQELRAGQKDQIREETR, encoded by the coding sequence ATGGCCGCTGGACACTTCCTGCCGCAGATCGGCGGGGTGGAACGGTATATCTACAATCTCAGCGCCGCCCTGGTGGAGCAGGGGGCGGACGTCGCCGTGGTCGCCGCGCAGCCGAAAGGTGAGGCTTTGCACGAGACGATCGACGGCATCGAGGTCTTCCGCCTGCCGTCGCTTCTGCTCGCGGGCGGGCGCCTGCCCATGCCGGCGCCAGTCTCTGGCGCCCTGCAAAAGCAGTACGCCGCGATCCGGGCCTGGCAGCCGGACATAATGGTCGTGCACACGCATCTTTTTGCATCGAACCTGGCCATGACGAAACTCGCGGGCGAGCTTGGAATACCCTGTATGCTGATCAATCATGGATCTGGCTATGTGGCTGGCGGCAACCCGGTCGTGGATGCTGGGCTGAAGTTCTATGAGCGTTACCTGGCAGCACAGATTGGCCGGCGCGTCGTGGCGGCATGCGGCGTGTCCCGGTCTGCGGCGCACTGGCTTTCCGAGTTCGGGATCGAGACGTCCGAAGTGATGGCAAACGGCGTGAACGTCGCGGCCTTGCCTGAGCGGTCTGCGGCTTTCCGGGAAAAAATCGGCGTCGCGCCGGACAGCTGCCTCGTGGCGTATGCCGCACGGTTGCTGATCGAGAAGGGGGCGGACACGCTGATCACGGCCTTCCGCAAACTCGCGCCGCCGGATGCAGCGCTTGTGATTGCGGGCGATGGACCCGCCATGGCGCAGCTGAAGGCGCTGGCGGGAGGGGATGCCCGAATCCGCTTCCTCGGCGCATGCGCGCATCCGGATGTGCTGGCGCTGTTCGGTGCTGCCGACATCATGGCGTATCCGTCGCGATATCCCGAAGGCCAGCCAACCACGGTGCTGGAGGCGGGTGCCATGGGCTGCGCGGTGATCGCGACCCCGCGCGGCGGCACGGCCGAGCTGATCGACACGCCGGAGGTTGGTCTGATCGTGCAGGATGCCGCGGAATTCGAAACTGCGCTGGCGCGCTTGCTGGCCGATGCGGATTTGCGTCAAAGCATGGGGCGCAAACTGCGCGACAAGGTTCACAATGAACACGACTGGCGCGTGATCGCGCGCCGGGCACTCGAACGGCTGCAGGAACTGCGGGCCGGCCAGAAGGATCAGATCCGGGAAGAGACAAGATGA
- a CDS encoding Gfo/Idh/MocA family oxidoreductase, translating to MKKVCLIGGGNITNLRHVPALKKHGNRVQVVGAIGADPKAVQATATSVGAPRTHIVDPAMDPAEQLAGIPWLDEVDLAVIGTPPQTHAQLGAAAIERGLNVLIEKPFTLRPEEAIANKELADRSGKVMAVMHNFQYANGAQRMLDACASGELGEIQSFFMLQFTSRNRRLPVWYNSLPLGLFFDEAAHFFYLLRRLGGPLDVLNADAQFLPDPADRTPILMNAMMTAGGIPAQMSINFNAPVCEWMFVVSGSKKLACYDFFRDILSIVPSDNTHLAGDILRTSMVSTFNHWKGFITNGVRLVTGNLHYGVDKVVGHVLDALDGAPLPEEISAARGVETIQAMNRIVELSERDRKPG from the coding sequence ATGAAAAAGGTTTGTTTGATCGGTGGCGGGAACATCACGAATCTGCGCCACGTTCCCGCGTTGAAAAAACACGGCAACCGGGTCCAGGTGGTCGGCGCAATCGGAGCAGACCCCAAGGCTGTGCAGGCGACGGCGACATCGGTCGGGGCGCCGCGCACGCACATCGTTGATCCGGCGATGGACCCGGCAGAGCAGTTGGCGGGAATCCCGTGGCTAGACGAGGTGGATCTTGCCGTGATCGGAACGCCGCCGCAGACTCATGCCCAACTCGGGGCTGCCGCAATCGAGCGCGGACTGAATGTGCTGATCGAGAAGCCGTTCACCCTGCGCCCCGAAGAGGCGATTGCGAACAAGGAACTTGCCGACCGTTCCGGCAAGGTCATGGCTGTGATGCACAATTTTCAGTATGCGAACGGTGCGCAGCGGATGCTGGATGCCTGCGCCAGCGGGGAGCTGGGCGAGATCCAGTCTTTCTTCATGCTGCAGTTCACAAGCCGCAACCGGCGCCTGCCTGTGTGGTACAATTCGCTGCCGCTGGGCCTGTTCTTCGATGAGGCAGCGCACTTCTTCTACCTGCTGCGCCGGTTGGGCGGGCCGCTGGATGTGCTGAATGCCGACGCGCAGTTCCTGCCTGACCCGGCAGACCGCACACCAATCCTGATGAATGCCATGATGACGGCAGGCGGTATCCCGGCGCAGATGTCGATCAACTTCAATGCGCCGGTCTGTGAATGGATGTTCGTTGTTTCCGGCTCGAAGAAGCTGGCCTGTTACGATTTCTTCCGGGATATCCTGTCCATCGTGCCAAGCGATAATACCCACCTCGCCGGGGACATCCTGCGCACTTCCATGGTGTCGACCTTCAATCACTGGAAGGGCTTCATCACCAACGGTGTGCGGCTGGTGACGGGCAACCTTCACTATGGTGTCGACAAGGTGGTCGGGCATGTGCTCGACGCGTTGGACGGCGCGCCGCTTCCGGAGGAAATCTCTGCTGCGCGCGGGGTCGAGACGATCCAGGCGATGAACCGTATTGTGGAACTGAGCGAACGCGACCGGAAACCGGGATGA
- a CDS encoding GtrA family protein, giving the protein MSNLNAWLRETMAQFARFGVVGVMNVIINAVVYVGLVWLGVHYLIASVCGASLGVLNGFVMSKFFVFGAEGDGVKQFFKTVGVYAVQFAVSWTGLVILIEIVGLNPYAAYAANIVVVTLVSFFGLKLFAFRPGEKADGGLTGE; this is encoded by the coding sequence ATGAGCAACTTGAACGCCTGGCTGCGGGAAACGATGGCACAGTTTGCCCGCTTTGGTGTCGTCGGGGTGATGAATGTCATCATTAACGCCGTCGTCTATGTTGGCCTGGTCTGGCTTGGTGTTCACTATCTTATCGCATCGGTCTGCGGGGCGAGCCTTGGTGTGCTCAACGGCTTCGTGATGTCGAAATTTTTTGTGTTCGGCGCTGAAGGGGACGGCGTTAAGCAGTTTTTCAAAACGGTCGGGGTCTATGCCGTACAGTTTGCCGTTTCCTGGACAGGGCTTGTGATCCTGATCGAAATCGTTGGCTTGAATCCCTACGCGGCATACGCTGCGAACATTGTTGTGGTGACATTGGTCAGCTTTTTCGGGCTGAAGCTTTTCGCCTTCCGGCCCGGGGAAAAGGCCGA